The Rhinopithecus roxellana isolate Shanxi Qingling chromosome 13, ASM756505v1, whole genome shotgun sequence genome contains a region encoding:
- the LOC104682464 gene encoding LOW QUALITY PROTEIN: CD302 antigen (The sequence of the model RefSeq protein was modified relative to this genomic sequence to represent the inferred CDS: inserted 4 bases in 2 codons), with protein MPLAVPPALLLPLLGLAAAAVVDCPSSTWIQFQDSYYIFLQEAIKVEGIEDVRNQCTDHGADMISIHNEEENAFILDTLKKQWKGSDDILLGMFYDTDDASFKWFDNSNMTFDKWTDQDDGEDLIDTCAFLHIKTGEWKKGNCEVFFVEGTXCKTAIPYKRKYLSDNHILISALVIANTVILTVLGAIIWFLYKKHSDSRFTTVFSTAPQSPYNEDCXLVVGEENEYPVQFE; from the exons ATGCCCCTGGCCGTGCCGCCCGCGCTCCTGCTGCCGCTGCTGGGGCTCGCCGCTGCTGCCGTCGTGGACTGTCCTTCATCTACTTGGATTCAGTTCCAAGACAGTTACTACATTTTTCTCCAAGAAGCCATCAAAGTAGAAGGCATAGAGGATGTCAGAAATCAGTGTACTGACCATGGAGCAGACATGATAAGCATacataatgaagaagaaaatgcttttatattgGATACTTTGAAAAAGCAATGGAAAGGCTCAGATGATATCCTACTAGGCATGTTTTATGACACAGATGATGCGAGTTTCAAGTGGTTTGATAATTCAAATATGACATTTGATAAGTGGACAGACCAAGATGATGGGGAGGATTTAATTGACACCTGTGCTTTTCTGCACATCAAGACAGGTgaatggaaaaaaggaaattgtgAAGTTTTTTTTGTGGAAGGAAC CTGCAAAACAGCTATTCCatacaaaaggaaatatttatcaGATAACCATATTTTAATATCAGCTTTGGTGATTGCTAACACAGTAATTTTGACAGTTTTGGGAGCAATCATTTGGTTCCTGTACAAAAAACATTCTGATTCTCGTTTCACCACAGTTTTTTCAACTGCACCCCAATCACCTTATAATGAAGACTG TTTGGTAGttggagaagaaaatgaatatcCTGTTCAATTTGAGTAA